The following proteins are encoded in a genomic region of Odocoileus virginianus isolate 20LAN1187 ecotype Illinois chromosome 14, Ovbor_1.2, whole genome shotgun sequence:
- the EFCAB9 gene encoding EF-hand calcium-binding domain-containing protein 9 isoform X2, with product MKLKQGSFLWYLYLDKLYCLLSVRNVKALVEYFHLLDVHRKNTLNDVLFYHFLHHVTDLTRNQITVVFHMLDWNAAGEIGFDQFYMLVCILLAQENHLEEQFLFRHSRPVFELLDLDGELKIGPDNLYMYNFLFNIKKEQLRDLYYNFDITGDRLLNYKEFKLFTIFSMDKYQESQKAEKEKKNEKALLQKKVAQVNESQRESLLGTKQFESISNYNC from the exons ATGAAACTGAAGCAAGGATCGTTTCTGTGGTACCTTTACCTGGACAAGCTGTATTGCTTATTATCTGTGAGAAATGTGAAGGCCTTGGTGGAGTATTTTCACCTTCTTGACGTGCACCGCAAGAACACCTTGAATG ATGTGCTGTTTTACCACTTCCTTCATCACGTGACTGACTTGACGCGGAACCAGATCACAGTTGTGTTCCACATGCTGGACTGGAATGCGGCGGGCGAGATTGGTTTTGACCAGTTCTACATGCTGGTGTGCATACTGCTGGCGCAAGAG AACCATTTGGAAGAGCAATTTCTCTTCCGCCATTCCCGGCCTGTTTTTGAGTTGCTTGACCTGGATGGGGAGCTGAAAATTGGCCCAGACAACCTGTACATGTACAACTTtctctttaatattaaaaaagagcaACTCAGAGACCTCTACTATAACTTCGACATCACAGGTGACCGC CTTCTTAATTACAAGGAATTTAAGCTGTTTACTATCTTCTCCATGGACAAATATCAGGAGAgtcaaaaagcagagaaagagaagaagaatgaGAAAGCTTTACTCCAAAAGAAAGTGGCACAAGTTAACGAGAGCCAGAGAGAGAGTCTTCTTGGAACAAAACAGTTTGAAAGTATAAGTAATTACAATTGTTAA
- the EFCAB9 gene encoding EF-hand calcium-binding domain-containing protein 9 isoform X1 has product MKLKQGSFLWYLYLDKLYCLLSVRNVKALVEYFHLLDVHRKNTLNGQYFHVLFYHFLHHVTDLTRNQITVVFHMLDWNAAGEIGFDQFYMLVCILLAQENHLEEQFLFRHSRPVFELLDLDGELKIGPDNLYMYNFLFNIKKEQLRDLYYNFDITGDRLLNYKEFKLFTIFSMDKYQESQKAEKEKKNEKALLQKKVAQVNESQRESLLGTKQFESISNYNC; this is encoded by the exons ATGAAACTGAAGCAAGGATCGTTTCTGTGGTACCTTTACCTGGACAAGCTGTATTGCTTATTATCTGTGAGAAATGTGAAGGCCTTGGTGGAGTATTTTCACCTTCTTGACGTGCACCGCAAGAACACCTTGAATGGTCAGTACTTCC ATGTGCTGTTTTACCACTTCCTTCATCACGTGACTGACTTGACGCGGAACCAGATCACAGTTGTGTTCCACATGCTGGACTGGAATGCGGCGGGCGAGATTGGTTTTGACCAGTTCTACATGCTGGTGTGCATACTGCTGGCGCAAGAG AACCATTTGGAAGAGCAATTTCTCTTCCGCCATTCCCGGCCTGTTTTTGAGTTGCTTGACCTGGATGGGGAGCTGAAAATTGGCCCAGACAACCTGTACATGTACAACTTtctctttaatattaaaaaagagcaACTCAGAGACCTCTACTATAACTTCGACATCACAGGTGACCGC CTTCTTAATTACAAGGAATTTAAGCTGTTTACTATCTTCTCCATGGACAAATATCAGGAGAgtcaaaaagcagagaaagagaagaagaatgaGAAAGCTTTACTCCAAAAGAAAGTGGCACAAGTTAACGAGAGCCAGAGAGAGAGTCTTCTTGGAACAAAACAGTTTGAAAGTATAAGTAATTACAATTGTTAA